One stretch of Punica granatum isolate Tunisia-2019 chromosome 5, ASM765513v2, whole genome shotgun sequence DNA includes these proteins:
- the LOC116207351 gene encoding uncharacterized protein LOC116207351: MALGNSDQNQDECESTEENEDGCSGDDNLIISGGSSSNSTVEETEKKSSVRPYVRSKMPRLRWTPDLHLRFVQAVERLGGQHRATPKLVLEMMNVKGLSIHHVKSHLQMFRNRKVDGPGQALSGHRQFQNYGDQHKILNLGQLPMLQQLHNSRNFTGFRYGESYWNAQSAGRHKLQNSIPVGDFPQNRQLVEEIGPRQLCRNVLADKIFSLTRAQINGSTGMDPPEPNDDRGSSQDHVGYRTSLEYWDDKMAKKRRLSTAEPVNIDLTLSLGVKANDDPSDGDEEDREKGSEESSGISDDLSLSLCSASPRPERVRRKECTDGSSEEGMNDFSCSKNGNGGLMMMRASTLDLTL, translated from the exons ATGGCGCTGGGGAATTCGGATCAGAACCAAGACGAGTGCGAGAGTACTGAAGAGAATGAAGATGGATGTAGTGGTGATGATAACCTTATTATCAGCGGAGGAAGCTCGAGCAACAGCACGGTGGAAGAGACTGAGAAAAAGTCTTCTGTGCGGCCGTATGTTAGATCGAAGATGCCAAGGCTCCGGTGGACACCTGATCTACATCTCCGATTCGTCCAAGCTGTTGAAAGACTTGGTGGGCAGCATA GAGCAACACCTAAGTTGGTTCTTGAAATGATGAACGTCAAAGGGCTTAGCATACACCATGTGAAGAGCCATCTTCAG ATGTTCAGGAACAGGAAGGTTGATGGCCCTGGTCAAG CTTTATCGGGTCATAGGCAATTCCAGAATTATGGAGATCAGCACAAGATTCTTAACCTTGGCCAACTTCCAATGCTGCAACAACTTCATAATAGCCGAAATTTTACAGGTTTCAG ATATGGAGAATCTTATTGGAACGCACAATCAGCCGGGCGCCACAAATTGCAGAATAGTATCCCTGTCGGAGATTTTCCTCAGAACAGACAGCTTGTAGAAGAGATCGGACCTCGTCAGCTATGCAGAAATGTGTTGGCCGATAAAATATTCAGCCTCACTAGGGCTCAGATCAATGGCTCAACCGGCATGGATCCCCCAGAGCCAAACGACGACCGAGGCAGCAGCCAGGATCATGTTGGATACCGGACAAGCCTCGAGTACTGGGACGATAAGATGGCTAAGAAGCGGAGGTTGTCAACTGCAGAGCCGGTCAATATTGACTTAACCCTATCTCTCGGAGTGAAAGCAAATGACGATCCATCGGATGGGGATGAGGAAGATAGGGAGAAGGGTTCTGAGGAGTCGTCGGGGATTAGCGATGATCTATCTCTCTCGCTTTGCTCGGCCTCTCCAAGACCCGAAAGGGTCAGGAGAAAGGAGTGTACTGATGGTAGTAGTGAAGAAGGAATGAATGATTTTAGTTGTAGTAAGAATGGTAATGGTgggttgatgatgatgagggcAAGTACTCTGGATCTGACTCTGTGA
- the LOC116207919 gene encoding WD repeat-containing protein 91-like isoform X1, giving the protein MENMQYAEELVREFLVFRGFTKTLQAFEAELGTDIGKGFQVDKLLDLIFSVYIPGFQADKLVGLLSFFKQLFSSSAPDTVLVATLSKLEVSILRCYIVHAIRSGRRDKAVEFFGMNGNDLLQKGQDWTPWFAIPYIKNPNSDPEFRVYFSKEWYEALQLSMRNFFNEIFNGSRIPALLKISSEKNNVSRLKKEIKQLNVKLTQLQALLEEKDTQISRSRSYAASTMDSSSRQSESSTLSAGVHEEHHLEMSEMRETVTPLHSMNDAELVQEESESSISKSGHEASSLSFYAGDGRAGGSSQVVYDSPYDENGRDTTGEEEFPEVKVDFQETFLGHTSPITRSRFSASGNNIASASVDGTVRIWTYDSSTSPSRNATIYCGAEIMSLDWECKSDRLLLIGTASGGIKAWNVDAKRVVCDLNTTEAFPSVMDIKCSPVEPIFVSASASGRPSLGYIDNLGFASLTVWNMKTWKAMTVLPLGEDPPAITSLCFNHNGKILAASATDGMIHMFDMSAGLQITGWPAHDSPISSIIFGSDETSIFSLGSDGKVFEWSLQNQGKVLWSVNPSRSHDNEKSGQLRYEMALDALGRRLLITSDSVRAPIYQIRSRASGVRTLPHTASITTVDWHPTLPIFLTGSSDHSVRVTSTL; this is encoded by the exons ATGGAGAATATGCAGTATGCAGAGGAGCTTGTGAGGGAGTTTCTAGTCTTCCGGGGGTTCACTAAGACGCTGCAGGCTTTTGAGGCAGAACTAGGCACTGATATCGGTAAAGGGTTTCAAGTGGATAAGCTGTTGGACTTGATATTCTCAGTGTACATTCCCGGGTTTCAGGCCGATAAACTAGTCGGCCTCCTTAGTTTCTTCAAGCAATTGTTTTCTTCCTCTGCTCCCGATACGGTGCTCGTAGCTACTCTGTCTAAGTTGGAGGTCTCTATCCTGCGCTGCTACATTGTCCACGCGATACGATCTGGGAGAAGGGATAAAGCCGTGGAGTTCTTCGGTATGAATGGCAATGATCTGCTGCAGAAGGGTCAGGACTGGACTCCGTGGTTTG CAATTCCTTATATAAAGAACCCAAACTCAGATCCTGAAtttcgagtttacttctcaAAGGAATGGTATGAAGCTTTGCAGCTATCCATGAGGAACTTCTTCAATGAGATATTCAATGGCTCTC GCATTCCTGCCCTGTTGAAGATCAGTTcagagaaaaataatgttaGCCGTCTCAAGAAGGAAATTAAGCAGCTTAATGTTAAGTTAACTCAACTTCAGGCTCTtttagaagaaaaagataCTCAAATATCTCGTTCAAGGAG CTATGCAGCATCAACTATGGACTCCAGTAGTAGACAAAGTGAAAGTTCGACTCTGTCAGCCGGGGTGCATGAAGAGCATCATCTTGAAATGAGCGAAATGCGAGAAACAGTTACTCCTCTGCATTCTATGAACGATGCTGAGCTGGTTCAAGAAGAATCAGAGTCGTCTATATCCAAGTCTGGTCATGAGGCTAGCTCGCTAAGTTTTTATGCAGGAGATGGTCGTGCTGGTGGTTCCAGTCAAGTGGTTTATGACAGTCCTTATGATG AAAACGGTAGAGATACAACGGGAGAGGAGGAATTCCCTGAGGTGAAAGTAGACTTTCAG GAAACATTTTTGGGCCATACAAGTCCAATCACACGGTCCCGTTTTTCTGCTTCTGGGAACAATATTGCAAGTGCCTCCGTTGATGGGACTGTCAG GATATGGACCTATGACTCATCAACCTCACCATCAAGAAATGCAACTATATACTGCGGGGCGGAGATTATGTCCCTTGACTGGGAATGTAAATCTGATCGCTTG cTTCTTATAGGAACAGCTAGTGGTGGCATTAAAGCATGGAATGTTGATGCAAAGAGGGTTGTCTGTGATCTCAACACCACAGAAGCATTTCCAAG CGTTATGGACATTAAGTGCAGCCCTGTGGAACCAATATTTGTTTCTGCATCAGCATCAGGAAG GCCAAGTTTGGGTTACATTGATAATTTGGGGTTCGCTTCATTAACTGTATGGAATATGAAAACATGGAAAGCCATG ACAGTTCTCCCTCTGGGTGAAGATCCCCCTGCAATCACTTCTTTGTGCTTCAACCACAATGGCAAGATCTTAGCAGCTTCTGCAACTGATGGAATGATTCACATGTTTG ACATGTCTGCTGGCCTACAAATTACTGGGTGGCCAGCGCATGATTCCCCTATAAGTTCTATTATTTTTGGATCTGATGAAACGAGCATCTTTAGTTTGGGTTCAGATGGAAAG GTGTTTGAATGGAGCTTGCAGAACCAAGGGAAAGTACTCTGGTCAGTCAACCCTAGCAG ATCTCACGATAATGAGAAGTCGGGGCAACTGAGATATGAAATGGCTTTAGATGCTCTTGGGAGGAGATTACTGATCACCTCTGATTCAGTCAGAGCACCCATATATCAG ATACGAAGTCGGGCAAGTGGAGTGAGAACTCTTCCTCATACTGCATCTATAACAACCGTCGACTGGCACCCGACATTGCCCATCTTCTTGACCGGATCTTCTGATCACTCTGTTCGAGTAACTTCCACGTTATAA
- the LOC116207919 gene encoding WD repeat-containing protein 91-like isoform X2 — protein sequence MAMICCRRVRTGLRGLNPNSDPEFRVYFSKEWYEALQLSMRNFFNEIFNGSRIPALLKISSEKNNVSRLKKEIKQLNVKLTQLQALLEEKDTQISRSRSYAASTMDSSSRQSESSTLSAGVHEEHHLEMSEMRETVTPLHSMNDAELVQEESESSISKSGHEASSLSFYAGDGRAGGSSQVVYDSPYDENGRDTTGEEEFPEVKVDFQETFLGHTSPITRSRFSASGNNIASASVDGTVRIWTYDSSTSPSRNATIYCGAEIMSLDWECKSDRLLLIGTASGGIKAWNVDAKRVVCDLNTTEAFPSVMDIKCSPVEPIFVSASASGRPSLGYIDNLGFASLTVWNMKTWKAMTVLPLGEDPPAITSLCFNHNGKILAASATDGMIHMFDMSAGLQITGWPAHDSPISSIIFGSDETSIFSLGSDGKVFEWSLQNQGKVLWSVNPSRSHDNEKSGQLRYEMALDALGRRLLITSDSVRAPIYQIRSRASGVRTLPHTASITTVDWHPTLPIFLTGSSDHSVRVTSTL from the exons ATGGCAATGATCTGCTGCAGAAGGGTCAGGACTGGACTCCGTGGTTTG AACCCAAACTCAGATCCTGAAtttcgagtttacttctcaAAGGAATGGTATGAAGCTTTGCAGCTATCCATGAGGAACTTCTTCAATGAGATATTCAATGGCTCTC GCATTCCTGCCCTGTTGAAGATCAGTTcagagaaaaataatgttaGCCGTCTCAAGAAGGAAATTAAGCAGCTTAATGTTAAGTTAACTCAACTTCAGGCTCTtttagaagaaaaagataCTCAAATATCTCGTTCAAGGAG CTATGCAGCATCAACTATGGACTCCAGTAGTAGACAAAGTGAAAGTTCGACTCTGTCAGCCGGGGTGCATGAAGAGCATCATCTTGAAATGAGCGAAATGCGAGAAACAGTTACTCCTCTGCATTCTATGAACGATGCTGAGCTGGTTCAAGAAGAATCAGAGTCGTCTATATCCAAGTCTGGTCATGAGGCTAGCTCGCTAAGTTTTTATGCAGGAGATGGTCGTGCTGGTGGTTCCAGTCAAGTGGTTTATGACAGTCCTTATGATG AAAACGGTAGAGATACAACGGGAGAGGAGGAATTCCCTGAGGTGAAAGTAGACTTTCAG GAAACATTTTTGGGCCATACAAGTCCAATCACACGGTCCCGTTTTTCTGCTTCTGGGAACAATATTGCAAGTGCCTCCGTTGATGGGACTGTCAG GATATGGACCTATGACTCATCAACCTCACCATCAAGAAATGCAACTATATACTGCGGGGCGGAGATTATGTCCCTTGACTGGGAATGTAAATCTGATCGCTTG cTTCTTATAGGAACAGCTAGTGGTGGCATTAAAGCATGGAATGTTGATGCAAAGAGGGTTGTCTGTGATCTCAACACCACAGAAGCATTTCCAAG CGTTATGGACATTAAGTGCAGCCCTGTGGAACCAATATTTGTTTCTGCATCAGCATCAGGAAG GCCAAGTTTGGGTTACATTGATAATTTGGGGTTCGCTTCATTAACTGTATGGAATATGAAAACATGGAAAGCCATG ACAGTTCTCCCTCTGGGTGAAGATCCCCCTGCAATCACTTCTTTGTGCTTCAACCACAATGGCAAGATCTTAGCAGCTTCTGCAACTGATGGAATGATTCACATGTTTG ACATGTCTGCTGGCCTACAAATTACTGGGTGGCCAGCGCATGATTCCCCTATAAGTTCTATTATTTTTGGATCTGATGAAACGAGCATCTTTAGTTTGGGTTCAGATGGAAAG GTGTTTGAATGGAGCTTGCAGAACCAAGGGAAAGTACTCTGGTCAGTCAACCCTAGCAG ATCTCACGATAATGAGAAGTCGGGGCAACTGAGATATGAAATGGCTTTAGATGCTCTTGGGAGGAGATTACTGATCACCTCTGATTCAGTCAGAGCACCCATATATCAG ATACGAAGTCGGGCAAGTGGAGTGAGAACTCTTCCTCATACTGCATCTATAACAACCGTCGACTGGCACCCGACATTGCCCATCTTCTTGACCGGATCTTCTGATCACTCTGTTCGAGTAACTTCCACGTTATAA
- the LOC116207920 gene encoding BAG family molecular chaperone regulator 4 isoform X1, with amino-acid sequence MKPTHRQGQGQGEADGTSKDQVDWEMRPCGMLVQRREDGTEVGSGTGPIIRINVSYGSSHHEIFLPAHSTFGEMKAMLAPKCGLEPKEQRLFFRGKEKEDDENLDVAGLKENSKVLLLEDQASKERKLEKLKRDEEMSKACEAVADVRAEVDKLSERVAALEVAVHGGTKVSDKEFEISTELLMRQLLQLDGIEAEGEARVQRKAEVRRVQGFVDSLDSLKGRNSNLFIDRSNAVSVTTNWETFESGVGSLSAPPPTASSSANVTHDWEQFD; translated from the exons ATGAAACCGACCCACCGCCAGGGCCAGGGCCAGGGCGAGGCGGATGGGACGAGCAAGGACCAGGTCGATTGGGAGATGCGGCCGTGCGGTATGCTAGTTCAGCGCCGAGAGGACGGCACGGAAGTTGGGAGCGGCACCGGCCCCATCATCAGAATCAACGTCTCCTACGGCTCCTCCCATCACGAGATTTTCCTCCCTGCCCACTCCACTTTCG GGGAAATGAAGGCTATGCTGGCTCCAAAGTGTGGTTTGGAGCCTAAAGAGCAAAGACTCTTTTTTAGGGGAAAAGAGAAGGAGGATGATGAGAATCTGGACGTGGCAGGTTTAAAGGAAAACTCCAAGGTTCTGCTTTTGGAGGATCAAGCAAGCAAAGAGAGGAAGCTTGAGAAGTTAAAGAGGGATGAGGAAATGTCCAAAGCATGTGAAGCTGTAGCTGATGTCAGGGCCGAGGTTGATAAGCTCTCTGAGAGG GTGGCTGCGTTGGAAGTGGCTGTACATGGTGGGacaaaggtttcagacaaggagtttGAGATCTCCACGGAGTTGCTTATGAGGCAATTGCTGCAATTGGATGGTATTGAGGCTGAGGGTGAGGCTAGGGTTCAGCGAAAGGCTGAG GTACGCCGAGTTCAGGGCTTTGTGGACTCATTGGACTCTCTTAAGGGTCGAAATTCCAATCTCTTTATTGACCGGAGCAATGCTGTCTCTGTAACAACCAACTGGGAGACCTTTGAGTCAGGAGTAGGAAGCCTGAGTGCCCCACCTCCCACGGCATCCTCTAGTGCGAATGTAACTCATGACTGGGAGCAGTTTGATTAG
- the LOC116207920 gene encoding BAG family molecular chaperone regulator 4 isoform X2: MKPTHRQGQGQGEADGTSKDQVDWEMRPCGMLVQRREDGTEVGSGTGPIIRINVSYGSSHHEIFLPAHSTFGEMKAMLAPKCGLEPKEQRLFFRGKEKEDDENLDVAGLKENSKVLLLEDQASKERKLEKLKRDEEMSKACEAVADVRAEVDKLSERVAALEVAVHGGTKVSDKEFEISTELLMRQLLQLDGIEAEGEARVQRKAEALVISKKAGFSCRLLEIGKSEHGLEQSTEHLS; encoded by the exons ATGAAACCGACCCACCGCCAGGGCCAGGGCCAGGGCGAGGCGGATGGGACGAGCAAGGACCAGGTCGATTGGGAGATGCGGCCGTGCGGTATGCTAGTTCAGCGCCGAGAGGACGGCACGGAAGTTGGGAGCGGCACCGGCCCCATCATCAGAATCAACGTCTCCTACGGCTCCTCCCATCACGAGATTTTCCTCCCTGCCCACTCCACTTTCG GGGAAATGAAGGCTATGCTGGCTCCAAAGTGTGGTTTGGAGCCTAAAGAGCAAAGACTCTTTTTTAGGGGAAAAGAGAAGGAGGATGATGAGAATCTGGACGTGGCAGGTTTAAAGGAAAACTCCAAGGTTCTGCTTTTGGAGGATCAAGCAAGCAAAGAGAGGAAGCTTGAGAAGTTAAAGAGGGATGAGGAAATGTCCAAAGCATGTGAAGCTGTAGCTGATGTCAGGGCCGAGGTTGATAAGCTCTCTGAGAGG GTGGCTGCGTTGGAAGTGGCTGTACATGGTGGGacaaaggtttcagacaaggagtttGAGATCTCCACGGAGTTGCTTATGAGGCAATTGCTGCAATTGGATGGTATTGAGGCTGAGGGTGAGGCTAGGGTTCAGCGAAAGGCTGAG GCTTTAGTGATAAGCAAAAAAGCTGGATTCAGTTGTCGACTACTCGAAATAGGTAAAAGTGAACATGGACTTGAGCAAAGCACAGAACATCTCTCATAA
- the LOC116209682 gene encoding pyruvate decarboxylase 1-like has translation MDTKIGPVDACKPASNDVGCPPANGCVSTIQSACPSPATVAMGEATLGHHLARRLVEIGVEDVFAVPGDFNLTLLDHLIAEPGLRLVGCCNELNAGYAADGYARARGVGACAVTFTVGGLSLLNAIAGAYSENLPLICIVGGPNSNDFGTNRILHHTIGLPDFSQELRCFQTVTCYQAVVNNLEDAHEQIDTAISTALKESKPVYISISCNLAAIPHPTFSHEPVPFSLSPRLSNKMGLEAAVEAAAEFLNKAVKPVMVGGPKLRVSNASDAFVKLADASGYPLAVMPSAKGLVPEHHPHFVGTYWGAVSTSFCAEIVESADAYLFAGPIFNDYSSVGYSLLLKKEKAIIVQPDRVVIGNGPAFGCVLMKDFLRALAERLRRNSTAYENYHRIFVPEGHLLKCAPEEPLRVNVLFHHIQDMLSSETAVIAETGDSWFNCQKLKLPRGCGYEFQMQYGSIGWSVGATLGYAQAVPEKRVIACIGDGSFQVTAQDVSTMLRCGQKSIIFLINNGGYTIEVEIHDGPYNVIKNWNYTGLVDAIDNGSGKSWTMKVRCEEELVEAIQTAMGPKKDCLCFIEVIVHKDDTSKELLEWGSRVSAANSRSPNPQ, from the exons ATGGACACCAAGATCGGACCTGTCGACGCCTGCAAGCCCGCCTCCAACGACGTCGGCTGCCCCCCGGCCAACGGCTGCGTCTCCACCATCCAGAGCGCCTGCCCTTCCCCTGCCACCGTCGCGATGGGGGAGGCCACCCTCGGCCACCACCTGGCCAGGCGCCTCGTGGAGATCGGGGTGGAGGACGTGTTCGCCGTCCCCGGGGACTTCAACCTCACCCTCCTCGACCATCTCATAGCCGAACCCGGGCTGAGGCTCGTCGGCTGCTGCAACGAGCTGAACGCTGGCTATGCCGCCGACGGCTATGCCAGGGCCCGCGGTGTCGGGGCCTGTGCGGTTACGTTCACCGTGGGCGGGCTCAGCCTCCTCAATGCCATCGCCGGTGCCTACAGCGAGAACCTCCCGCTCATCTGCATCGTTGGCGGGCCCAACTCCAACGACTTTGGGACCAACCGCATCCTCCACCACACCATCGGCCTGCCCGACTTCAGCCAGGAGCTCCGCTGCTTCCAGACCGTCACTTGCTATCAg gCGGTGGTGAATAACTTGGAAGACGCCCACGAACAGATCGACACGGCCATCTCGACGGCCCTGAAAGAGAGCAAGCCGGTCTATATCAGCATTAGCTGTAACTTGGCGGCGATCCCCCACCCGACCTTCAGTCACGAGCCCgtccccttctctctctcgccGAG ATTGAGCAATAAGATGGGCCTGGAAGCCGCTGTCGAGGCAGCTGCGGAGTTTCTGAACAAGGCCGTGAAGCCTGTCATGGTTGGCGGCCCCAAGCTCCGGGTGTCCAATGCATCCGATGCGTTCGTTAAACTTGCGGATGCTAGTGGCTATCCACTCGCCGTGATGCCTTCGGCAAAAG GGCTTGTCCCGGAGCACCACCCTCACTTCGTTGGGACCTACTGGGGTGCAGTGAGCACATCATTCTGCGCGGAGATTGTGGAGTCGGCCGATGCGTATCTCTTCGCAGGCCCCATCTTCAATGACTACAGCTCGGTCGGGTACTCGCTCCTCCtcaagaaggagaaggccaTCATCGTGCAGCCGGATCGTGTTGTGATTGGCAATGGGCCTGCATTCGGGTGTGTCCTCATGAAGGACTTCCTGCGGGCCCTTGCTGAGCGGCTAAGGCGGAACAGCACTGCATATGAGAACTACCATCGGATCTTCGTCCCGGAAGGGCATCTCCTCAAGTGCGCGCCCGAGGAGCCTCTGAGAGTGAACGTCCTGTTCCATCACATTCAGGACATGCTCTCTAGTGAAACCGCCGTGATTGCTGAGACGGGCGATTCGTGGTTCAACTGCCAGAAGCTGAAGTTGCCCAGGGGATGCGG GTATGAGTTTCAAATGCAATATGGATCGATCGGCTGGTCGGTTGGTGCTACTCTCGGATATGCACAGGCTGTACCGGAGAAACGAGTCATTGCTTGCATCGGAGACGGGAGTTTCCAG GTGACGGCCCAAGATGTGTCGACTATGCTGCGTTGCGGTCAGAAGAgcatcatcttcctcataaACAACGGGGGATACACGATTGAGGTAGAGATCCATGACGGGCCTTACAATGTGATTAAGAACTGGAACTACACAGGCTTGGTGGACGCAATCGATAACGGCTCGGGCAAGTCCTGGACGATGAAG GTGCGGTGCGAGGAGGAACTCGTCGAGGCGATTCAGACGGCTATGGGCCCGAAGAAGGACTGCCTGTGCTTTATCGAGGTGATCGTCCACAAGGATGACACGAGCAAAGAGCTGCTGGAGTGGGGGTCAAGAGTGTCCGCCGCGAACAGCCGCTCCCCGAATCCTCAATAG